The Helicoverpa armigera isolate CAAS_96S chromosome 18, ASM3070526v1, whole genome shotgun sequence genome segment GCTGATTCAGAGTGTAGGTATACAACTAGGAAGCGTAGCTCATTCTTAGCATCATTTAAGGCCTGTGCATATGTGCCCTGGTAGAACACCGGGTGAGGGTTGAACCTTGATGTGTAGCTGTTTATGAAACCCATCACATCCCCCAAGGGGTCAGTCACcactggaaaaataataatcttattgTCATTGAATTCTAAGGAGGTTCAGTTTATTGAGGGCAGAGAAAAGTCTATGATATTAACTGTAAGTGCTAAATAGATACCCAAAAATTAGACAGCAGATGGagtgaaatagaaaaataaaagtatgaaTTGTTATCTAGGTTATCTCAACAGACACTTTCACTTTCCTAAATTAGAACTTTCTTGAGGATAAAATAGTAGTAGAAATGGTTAAGTACTTAAAAATGACATTCTTCATTGAgatattgaataaaattttaaacttttgacTTACATCTCCTGTCATCATTGCGTACAAAACTGAGCAGCAAATTGAGTACAGAGGTAATAGTACTGTAGCACATAGAAACTACAAAGTTGACCACATAGCGGAACAGGCCTCGCACGCCGCCCGGGCCTTCTGGGGCTTCGTCTGTGAACACCTGCTGTGCTATGTGGTCGTGAACAACTGGCGGCGCGCGGGCCTCTGTGGCGAACACCGACGGTCGACCCTCTCGGATGTTCAACTGTTCCTGGATCGCCACCTGCGAACATCGTCAAATATTGCTGAAAtttaaatcataaacaaaaagaCTACAATCATTTGTTATGACCAGATTTTATCATTTGCTTATCTTCTTCAGTCCGTCACACGACATTATAACATTACACTGATTTACTGAGATATTTATTACCTCCAAATCCCATTGATGCCTTTGTAAAACGTCTCTACATATTGACATATCTTCTATTCCAGTTAGATCTTGAAATTGAAGTATTTTATCCGTCTGTTCCTGGGTCAGACCCATAGCATTGTCCTCAAGATCCATTGCCCTAGTTTtgatacctaattaattatatattagaAAATCAGTCACGCCAACTAACACGTGTATAAGCTCATACAATcttattaatacatattaacaCCGACTTGAACagaaaaatgttaaaatcaaaatgttttgcatCAAATTGCTACTCATTGCCTACAAGAACGACATATCTGATGTCATGTCATCCATGAACATTAACCACAGATGTTAATTTAATAGGTGTACTTTgatacagataaaatatagaagaACGGAAAAGAATAAAGCGTTGACAAAAGACGGAACAATTTGAACAATCCCAATTGAGGACTGTACTGTTCTGTAAAAACTTGCTAATGTAGCTAAAAAGTCCGGAAACAACAATGTTTTAACTTGTTTCTAGTGAGTGCTATTTAAGCTACTTGTAGTGCAGCTACTTGTAGTCTTATTGGAAGACCCATCACTGTCAAAGACATATTTTGAACGCCATTGTCTGAGATTGTAGTGCGGTCCTAAACCTATGAGTCCACCGGTGTGAGAAGTTTCTGATTAAAATCTAACGTCCTATTCTAAATCCTAGGAACTTGGTTCCATTGCAATCAGACGAAAATGTGCCCTCCGGTCTCATAACAAGGACTGTCTCTCGCTCTCCCTAtatcgtaaataaaaaatactacttaaataaaacgcatttatatcataattaaaaatatgtactttaacaacaaacaattttgtacgattaaaatatgtactttaaCAACACATTTTGTACGATAGACATTACTTCTTTTTTTTACCCCCCTTTGCTGCTGGTGGAGGCGCCGAAGGAGGAGGTGGAGGGGGTGGCGGTGGTGGGGGTGGGGAGGTGGTTCTTCCACAACGGGTTCTGGAGGCACGGAAGGATCCTCGTCGGcgttttcatacaaataatctgtctaacaaaaatatttttatcataaatttGCGAATGATCTCTTGTAGGAATCATAATTAACCAAACGGGTGACCAAAGTCTACTGACCTTCATTTTGTACAATTCAGGGGCAAGACTAAATAAACTTTCTATGAAATCGGCATAAAATACTTGTCCATCGCCTCGAACGTTGGCGTCGCGCATGATTTCTAACGCTTCACGCTCGTCGAACGGATGATCACCATACACAGTCACTATCTCTTTTATTTCATCGAGCTCCAAGTATTCTCTGTTCTCAGTATCGAAGACCTACATGACCAACAACTTAATGTATTATGGAGTCTTCTAAAGACATTCAATCTAAATAGAAGTTACAATTGTAAAGAGAAAAATGAATAACTGAAGGGCACGATGCCTCGGCGGACTTATAACTCAGGTTTGGTACTTGAGAACCCTGTGAGCACAGCCTCTCTCGCCCACCTAGCTTCGTCCCAGTCACTGgacggccaatgaaggcaaatCAGAGGCAGGAGACCTGACCCGGTCATCGCTTACTCCAACCGGCTGATGGTGAGGGACAGCATCCTTTCCCTTGAGCACTCGATCCCCCAAGATCGCTGCACCCCGTCATACGATAGAAGTATAGGTATACTTCTAAATGAATACCTACGTACTTTAAAAGCAAGTTGTAATTCATGTTTTATATCAGCTTCTTGCACCCATAcatttaatatgtaaataaattgatctTTTGTTAACATTCTTATAACTCCTGCATTCAATTTTTCTGCTTCAGTCATAATTTCGAGATAACTAGGATACTTAAATGCTCTTCTGTGGAACCTGGAAAAATTtaagtgatattattttatttgtttggtaataaattattgttaagtttatagaaaataaataataaaattaaggcAAATTCACTACGATCGATGTTTTAAGATACTGTACTTCTTTAATTCCAAAAATGATATTAATTGTTCGATAGTTACTACATTTGTCGGTTCTtcagcattatttattattaacaaagGTTTCGAGTTTTCATCAAACCATTGAACCATTTGTTCTAGCTGTTCTTCAGTAAAACGTGGTGTTACATTTGCAAGAGggtttaaaaaatcaaatacagCCATTCTAATAAATTTTGATATAAATCTGTTAAAGACCTATATAGCTCCACAGCTCTTCAAAAATACTACAACACAAATTTGACAATGATGTAACGtcgtgtttcttttttaattaattttggtgAATTGAatgattattatcatttataagCCTGTATCTAAGTCTCTATGTAGGTATTGAGCCTCTAAtgtgaaacattttttgtttggtcGGTGAAAATTAAGTGTGATTCTTTAACCCGCCCGCCGCCACTTGAACAGTTATTAAAAGACAAGAACACTTATAAACCTAtctataaatacattaaaaatactattaaaacaatttaaaagtgtAGTGAAGTGATAAAGTTTTGGTCTTAGTCACCCTGgtcattgcaaaaaaaaaaaaattgtttggtcGAGTTTGACGTTAACATTTGAGAATACTGACAGGCGTGAGACATTAGCATCAGCTGAGAATATCAGCAAAAGCACAACAGCATAAAATAACTTGTATTTCAGTCAAAGAAATGAAAGTTGCTTAAGTAAACTGATGTTTTCTTTTGCAGAATAAAAGTTCTTACAAAACAAGTGCTATGATTTTCAGATCTTCACAACACAGACCCGAACATACCTAATACTTTTGTCTTGTGTTCTATTATTCATACAAAGTattctaataattattttgcgGCATATTTGTAATAATCTTAAGGTTTTGGTAACTTTCTCCTgtgattttatataaaagcttACACCATTTTAAACCAACATGTTTGAATCAGATGATTTCGACCAGGTAAGAAACCACTCATAAGTGcatgattattgttttatagtAGACCTTTATAGAATGTTGTTATTTGTAGGTGCTGTCTCAGTTTGAGTTTCCAGAAGATCCATTGTTAGAAAAGAAAAGAACAGAAGATAAAAATGTGCTTAACAAACCCAATTTGGTAGAAAACATTACCAGTGAAATCATATCTACAAATGCTGCTCAAAATACTAAACTTGATGAGAATATTCCAACAAAGAtacataatagtaaaaaaaataatgaaaatattcatattgTAAGTAATGGTGATAGACTTACAAATATGAACAGCAGTATTTCaccaaaacatacaaaaagaaaaatgataaattcatattttgatCATAAAAGCAAAAGGAAATTCCCTGGTCCAGCAGGTCTTCTTACTGGTGGATTTGaagaaaacaaatatgaaaatatatgtcagatagagttactttcacagGTCAGTATAGCAGCACCaacattatttagtttcaaatgCATATTGGTGTAGTAAATGccttgtaaatataaataatttgatcaCATTTATTTACAGGATGTTGATTTTACCCAAAATAGTTTAAGAGGAGACTTATTTGAGTCCCCATTATGGGCCAGACTGTTAGATGACTTGAAGATTTGGAACTTGAATGATAtagattcaataaaaacaattaaacaacAAGCTATATCAGGAAACTTGAAAAGGAGAAAGGCTCACACAATAACTGCATTTGTTGAGACTGTTGACAGATCTGCTGCAGACCCTTTGATTGTCATGAGAGATACAACTGGTAagcatttacttaaaaataatttgacactgatctgagggcacggcagtgccccagccaagactcgagcaaagcgggcacggccgtactatcttttctcgaagcgtttcgcggctatttcagccccctgtatcttccatgtgaacaaagctaggagtttaggttttcgatgaccaagagtaagtattagaacaagctcagtcccaaaattacaagaaatttgaataaatagtttacgagttatgagcgatcaaagttacaccattttgtcactgactcactcactgaccgatcatcaaaagtctaaggtacttctagcaaacttagaaccttcaaatttggcaccaagataggttattggctacatataaagggaaaattataaaaaccttaaaactttataaaaaaataggaaacaaatttatatttgcggtttttcaagaacattgtgtatgaattttgactgcattgataactttgttatttatttatgtacaaaatgttaccatttgttttattgttacgtagtgtggtatattgttattatgtattaaatatacatacatatgaataaaaaagctaggttaaaataaaatgaataatgataaaatctttcatattaatgcagtgcgataaatactgcatgctcgctcgatagatggcgttgtcctggtctaaatcgcgctacggtttttagttaaaaaaacaaataatttcatgtgatagcgccatctacctctgaaataaatctcttttattctaaaagatattcgattaaaaaattcgacaatttcgaaattgtttaatttatttaaaaaaaatgttgtttacgtgctactttaggtctacatatttagtttgttacatgtttagttagttgcatgtaagttaatttaatttgttatatacttagagaagaaggagacctacaaaaaataaattagatcccaccaaaaacattaaatgtaaaaaaagccaatcctctacgcaattcctccaccgtaaaaagttttgagatcgcatagaagccaagtcctgttcaactttatttgtaataataaatcaatattttgtgactatatcaatagttttgttcacattacaataatattgtcttggccatgagcacaagttaatagtcgctccctgaaataatgtgtaaataccattgaattgatacattctatatggacatgattttacgattggactgattggaatttgagatcaccatggaccaaacatgcgccatagtaaatgtgcaggtcatgattttggatgatactgactgtcggtcatttagtaacaattgaaaaaactaaaagtatttaattctgtgatattaaacttcatgattgactttcacctctccaagatatgctgtattatatttgtagtttattgtgctcatggccaagttaatattattgtaaagtgaacgaaactattgatatggtcacaaaatattgatttattattacaaataaagttgaacaggacttggcttctatgcgatctcaaaactttttacggtggaggaattgcgtagaggattggctttttttacatttaatgtttttggtgggatttgtTTTACATTACAAAGTTCTGATAATAACAACTCTCTCTTAGGTACGTTATACCTCAGTGAATTTATAAGTTAAATTGTGTTCTAACTTTCTCAATAAAATACACctttagttaaaattaatttatttcaaatattaattttcaggaAATATAAAGGGCACGCTACACAGAGATGCCTGGTCAACATTCTCCAAGTACATAGCCTCTGAATACTGCGCTTTTATTCTATGGAAACCTACAATACTTACTACTGGAAGTGCGTTTAAAAAGCACTacttaaatataacattaagcAACATATTAGCTATCTACAGCTCAACGGTACTGACGGATGATGCAGATGCTAAGCCGTTGCCTGATGGCTATGCTATAGTTTATGAAGAGGATTATACTGTGATAAAAACGCAAAAGAATCTAAATAACTTAGGTGAGTGAGGGGATTATGTTGTCTTATACAATAATATATAGGTTATCAGTTTCATCTAAACCAATATATTTATGATGGTGGTTCCATAGGCAAACAAGTTGTCTCAAGCACCAAAAGTTTCCTCATAGTAACTTTATtgatattgtatattttttgtttcaggaaCAAATGAAGCGATTGGCAATGGAGTAGATAGCAATCCTGGTGATTTCTTAGATGAACTAGATACAATATTTTCTGaggatatattttaatgttactcAATTGTGAATTCAAAACAAATTGttaaccttttaaaatatatagtcAGAGTACCTGAAAACGAATGTGGATATGGTAATGCAACTCCTAAGTTATTGGAGACAGATTTGAGGATTGATTTTCAGAAGAAAGTGAAGTAGAGTTGTTAGCTCTATTAGGTATATGGCCGGTGCTTTACATAATTAATGTGGATTACATTATAACAATGTTAGTCCATGCATGAtttgagaataaataaaaaatatcttattatacaacatgtttatttgatttaactTTTATATGCCTGGTAACTATATGTTTTGAAAGTGTAGCAGAATGAAAATAGGTGCTAGGACACATTTTACACTTATAGACATTACTAGGTTGCTTTTTCGATTCATTATCTTGATTAAGTACTCTGTCTGTTTGTAAGATTTGCTGTCTTGTTCCTTGGTGTGTCTTCATGTGCCTTTGTATGTTGCACAGTTTTGTAAACTTTATCTAGAAACcaaaaaaagaggttttatttaattaaaaggaaataaataacagAGTTTATGGAGAGTGccgtaaatgaaaaaaatgtatacttacATTACATTGCGCACAAGTGAATATTGTTTCTTTGCCCGTTTTCATAACTATAATGTCATCGTCAGTATTTGAGGGATCAGAGTCTATTGTTAATAAGTCGTCTGTATCCATGCATTGACcctgtaacaaaaatatgtcaatcatgtaaacattatttaacatattctagcttctgccagtaGTTTTAGAAGTTTTAAacattcttactaatattataaatgcgaaagtaactctatctctTAAGGCTTTCACATTAAAACTACTGACCAGATTTAAATTTTACATGGGTACTCCAGAACCTGAGAAAGTTGATATTTAGAGGGGAGGGTGGAACCGCGGGCATCTAGTAAAGTAAGATATTATTACCACTTGATGCTCCTTTAATGCCTCTTCAGACTTGAACAGTGCTGCACAAGCACTACAACCGAACACGGTGTCTGGGTAACGTTTCTTCAGATCAAACACCAAGTTTGATGGAAGCTCTGTGAATTAAAtgattcaatttaaattatgtctCTTCTGCCTAATAATAGGCACGCAAACTTTATTAACATACTCAACTCTTTATGAGCATTCCATGATATACAagtgttataatttataatctaGAAACGATAAAGTAGCTCAAAAAATTTGGAGATTTGTATACCCCATGTGTTACattaaaaagaaatcaaaacatGTAAGTACTTACGCCGTTTATTCAGCGTGACAGACACTCTAATAACATTATCAAAGCATTTCGTTTCTATTATGTGGACGTGGAAAACAGTAAATTTCTCTCTGGCGACTTTTTCCTCTATGCAGGTGAACACTTCATCAGGTTGTATAACGTTCTGTTctgtaaatgcaaaaatactcTCAAATTATTAAGGATGCTtttacacggtgcatgtagctggaacAAGCAAACATGCACGCGGGTGGGTAGCTTGCCTTTGTATATGCTCGAGCCATTAGACCCGCACATGGTTTTAAAATGCATACAACCTGCGCAAGAGCAATaatatgcgcaagctacttgcaccgtgtagaagcaccctAAGTAAGGCGCCCGCAAACTTCTCTAAAGCGGAGTGGGGTGGAGTTTTTAAACACACAATAGAATTTCTCCGCTCAGGGATATTACTGAGGGGGCGGAGACGAGATGTGTGAATAATCAAATACTATTGGCTGTTCGATTTCTCCTCTCCGCTCCGCTCTGCTTTGGAGgaatttttggtttgaccaatagatggcgctatatctccggaatatttttttttcttatttttatatttttttgtaataaaaactatcctatgtcctttctcgagttccaaactatgtctgtaccaaatcacacaaatcggttcagtagtttaggcgtgaagaaaagacagacacagaaagaatttaaaatttataatattagtcaggATTAGGATTGGGATACGTACATCGAATAGGTTTCAAACATTGCTCAACACAAAATTCAAAGGCGGTCTACAACTAAATTCTGAGCACAGCATCCCCAACGCCTTgctgacgacaaaaagtttggtacGAACTATACATTACCTGCGTTGATTTTAATGGTCTGCAACAAGTTGGGTATGTGTTCGAAGCTGGATGTGTCATCTTTCTCCTTCACCCGGCCCGTTACAAGTGTAACTTTGCTTCTATTGTATATTGTACCGAATTCGTCTTTGTTGCTTGTGAACTGCAAGAAAAGAGAATTTACTCTGTAATAATTGGTGCTTGATCGTAACCCCTCTGTAATACCTATTACGACTGACGCATAATATGGCGGAGTGTAGAGCTCAAGTCAAACTATTATCGGCATTGTCCTCATTGAAATAGAATTGAAAACCACTCACACCCAAGAGATGTGAATGCCATTAAGTATAAgggaaaaaattaaaaccagaGACGCGGGtctaaattatgtacctaaaactTTAACAAATATAAACTACTTTGtgaaaatctgttcagtagtatttgagtttatctatctataagtcttctttcttcttattatttatatactagCATATCGTGGTTTTGGCCACCCTCGGATAAAATAGAGCCTATGataaatgattttatggaaAAAGTTCTATTCTTGAGTTTCATAACTTTCATAATTAAAAGCGCATACATATCtttcttctttaaaataatagcgTAAATACGTAGAGATTATATACCTTAGTGATAATCAAATTATGTCCAATCATGGAGTCCCTCAAGTTGGGCACTTTCAGCAGCTGCGAGACGACAGTGTCGGCAGAAACGATGTCTTCTTCTTTAATATCTTTGGCGCCGGAGCGCAACGTTGTTTGTATGAGGTTTATGAAGTCCGCTTCATGCAAACCTGTCGCATCTGAAATGTTAAAAAAGTATTAAGAAAATACAGTTTATTGTTTATAccagtggttcccaaacttattttgtctactgcccactttgagaataaatatttttttagcgccccCATTTTTTCACCTATTTAAAACCACTATagcttcaaattaaattaattacttattgcgacttatatatgtttattaacggagaattctaaacgaaacttttactataacTCGCAACTTGAAACCTGAGCGCAGGTAGGTAACATACCGCGGCGCTTAGGTCTCAAGTTAACTCTTACAgcggcggcgtagcatcgggtggcacccggggtggactacctattgagcaccccctcaaaaaacgacaaaatataatcacggactaaaatttttaattaaagtaggtacttaaaaatcgtgtagaaatcattcatggtgctttttgcctggtttaacataaagaaaccggagacagatcactgcaaacttgtaaagcgctagcgaagcgagcccgtaatttttaaacggttttatttagctcacccagtttgttttattatttattcattctttcttgggtcaaatttagtaattcaaatttcaccctcttcctgtcaaccgattaatctgaaattttgtatacacctttaattccgatgacaatacaatatagtaatatcaataacattgtaaatccaatatggccgccggcacaaaatggcggataacgtagattttatcaatcccatcaatatgggtatcaaatgaaagggctcaacaagcagaatacaatatactataaaaaattgaaatccaagatggcggccgctacaaaatggcggataacgtaggttttatcgatcccatcaatatgggtatcaaatgaaagttctcaaccagtagaatacaaggtactatataaaattaaaatccaagatggcggcctctacaaaatggcggataacttaggttttatcaatcccatcaatatgggtatcaaatgaaagttctcaaccagtagaatacaatgtactatataaaattaaaatccaagatggcggcctctacaaaatggcggataacttaggttcatttgatacccatgttgatgggtctcaacaagtagaatacaatttactatgcaaaattgaaatctaagatggccgccgctaccaaatggctgattttttatcaatcccaccaatatgggtatcaaatgaaagggcttcacaagtagaaaactgtcagtaactccagcggggcccaacagggccaaggcctgcctgggctgcgagattgttcgaaagagttaccacggccctggtacataaaaggcctacgacggaacaaaacggttcttagtcaagagtctggcactccctcaccgctgctgacccacagcaggagaggtcatgtgatgatttttggggtcgttaaaaaaaaaagtatctggaagggctatgtattgaggaattagattgtaataagttgtcaggtaagagaccgtgtaataatgatgcactaaatgaattagatagaatgaggaatattcggtaggcattttcattaaatactaaaaactagaaaataaaaaatcggtaaaaaaacttttaagttaaacggttttatcttatgtgcactgaaaactagaaaataaaaaaatcggtaaaaaaacttttaagttaaacggttttatcttatgtgcactgaaaactagaaaataaaaaaatagttacttacctgtcaacctacgtaggtggtcccggtcatattagactaaaataaaaacgtggggcccattaactattgctgtagtactctcttctagaggtataataggtgtggattgcatcgacttactataatcgtaactggagattttgacaatcaataatcagccgtagctcatgatctaccaaagtataaagatatgctttgccataggtaggatttcacaggggcccccacgtttttattttagtctaatatgaccgggaccacctacgtaggttgacaggtaagtaactatttttttattttctagttttcagtgcacataagataaaaccgtttaacttaaaagtttttttaccgattttttgaATCTTGGGACATAATAGaacccaaacatgttttataaaaaccagtaacaagtaaaaaaaccgcgagcgcagcgagcgcgaaattttggagttttggaacagtaaagtaccaaaacgagttaaaaaaaaaccgcgcaaattgtttagtttttgggCAGAAAAGTACCTTAACAAACGCggaaaaaaaacactattacgcaatatttttgatttttgggacgcaatgatacctaaagaaattagaaaataggCACTtttaagtgaaaggcgcgagtgcagcgagcgcaatcttgtaattcatattagttgatgTTCACAAGTCGTTGTCTAAGAGGCCTcctagctaaataaaattacaaatcaccCTCTAGGCCTCTACACGACGCCCCAattttctttctgggtctcttaccgccccccttgagacctgcagcgcccacaagggggcgttatcgcccactttgggaaacacTGGTTTATACGATAGCTAGCTGTTTTCCGTTGTTTCGCTCGTATGCCGTGGTGCTTTCCGTACCCGGAC includes the following:
- the LOC110379599 gene encoding uncharacterized protein LOC110379599, producing the protein MAVFDFLNPLANVTPRFTEEQLEQMVQWFDENSKPLLIINNAEEPTNVVTIEQLISFLELKKFHRRAFKYPSYLEIMTEAEKLNAGVIRMLTKDQFIYILNVWVQEADIKHELQLAFKVFDTENREYLELDEIKEIVTVYGDHPFDEREALEIMRDANVRGDGQVFYADFIESLFSLAPELYKMKTDYLYENADEDPSVPPEPVVEEPPPHPHHRHPLHLLLRRLHQQQRGVKKRSNVYRTKCVVKVHILIVQNCLLLKYIFLIMI
- the LOC110379598 gene encoding uncharacterized protein LOC110379598, with the translated sequence MFESDDFDQVLSQFEFPEDPLLEKKRTEDKNVLNKPNLVENITSEIISTNAAQNTKLDENIPTKIHNSKKNNENIHIVSNGDRLTNMNSSISPKHTKRKMINSYFDHKSKRKFPGPAGLLTGGFEENKYENICQIELLSQDVDFTQNSLRGDLFESPLWARLLDDLKIWNLNDIDSIKTIKQQAISGNLKRRKAHTITAFVETVDRSAADPLIVMRDTTGNIKGTLHRDAWSTFSKYIASEYCAFILWKPTILTTGSAFKKHYLNITLSNILAIYSSTVLTDDADAKPLPDGYAIVYEEDYTVIKTQKNLNNLGTNEAIGNGVDSNPGDFLDELDTIFSEDIF